Proteins from a genomic interval of Brucella melitensis bv. 1 str. 16M:
- the fba gene encoding class II fructose-bisphosphate aldolase (catalyzes the reversible aldol condensation of dihydroxyacetonephosphate and glyceraldehyde 3-phosphate in the Calvin cycle, glycolysis, and/or gluconeogenesis), translating into MARITLRQLLDHAAEKGYGVPAFNINNMEQALAIMEAANAVDAPVILQASRGARSYANDIMLRHMMDAVTEIYPHIPVCVHLDHGNEAATCMSAIQAGFTSVMMDGSLKADGKTPADWDYNVSVTRQVSEMSHLGGISVEGELGVLGSLETGMGDVEDAHGAEGKLSHDQLLTDPDEAVKFVRETKVDALAIAMGTSHGAYKFSRKPDGSVLAMHVIEEIHRKLPNTHLVMHGSSSVPEELQEIINKYGGQMKPTWGVPVEEIQRGIKHGVRKINIDTDNRMAMTGQIRRILQEEPSEFDPRKYLKPAMAAMTKLCKERFEQFGTAGHAASIRPIPLSEMAKRYRDGSLDPKFS; encoded by the coding sequence ATGGCGCGCATTACGCTGCGGCAATTGCTCGATCACGCCGCTGAAAAGGGTTACGGCGTTCCGGCATTCAACATCAACAACATGGAACAGGCACTGGCCATCATGGAAGCGGCAAATGCCGTGGATGCGCCGGTTATCCTGCAGGCTTCGCGCGGCGCGCGTTCCTATGCCAATGACATCATGCTCCGTCACATGATGGATGCCGTGACGGAAATCTATCCGCATATTCCGGTCTGCGTGCATCTCGACCATGGCAACGAAGCCGCCACCTGCATGAGCGCCATCCAGGCGGGCTTCACCTCCGTCATGATGGACGGGTCGCTGAAGGCCGACGGCAAGACGCCCGCCGACTGGGACTATAACGTCTCCGTCACGCGCCAGGTCAGCGAGATGTCGCATCTGGGCGGCATTTCGGTGGAAGGTGAGCTCGGCGTTCTGGGTTCGCTTGAAACCGGCATGGGCGATGTCGAAGACGCCCATGGCGCGGAAGGCAAGCTTTCGCACGACCAGCTTCTGACCGACCCGGATGAAGCTGTGAAGTTCGTGCGCGAAACCAAGGTCGATGCGCTGGCAATCGCCATGGGCACCTCGCACGGCGCTTATAAGTTCAGCCGCAAGCCGGATGGTTCCGTGCTCGCCATGCATGTGATCGAGGAAATCCATCGCAAGCTGCCGAACACCCACCTTGTCATGCATGGTTCGTCGTCGGTGCCGGAAGAATTGCAGGAAATCATCAACAAGTATGGCGGCCAGATGAAGCCAACCTGGGGTGTGCCGGTTGAGGAAATCCAGCGCGGCATCAAGCATGGCGTGCGCAAGATCAACATCGATACGGATAACCGCATGGCGATGACCGGCCAGATCCGCCGCATCTTGCAGGAAGAACCGAGCGAATTCGATCCGCGCAAGTACCTCAAGCCCGCCATGGCTGCGATGACCAAGCTGTGCAAGGAGCGTTTCGAGCAGTTCGGCACCGCCGGTCACGCGGCTTCCATCCGCCCGATCCCGCTTTCCGAAATGGCAAAGCGTTATCGCGACGGTTCGCTGGACCCGAAGTTCAGCTAA
- a CDS encoding RpiB/LacA/LacB family sugar-phosphate isomerase, which yields MKVAVAGDSAGEGLAKVLADHLKDRFEVSEISRTDAGADAFYANLSDRVASAVLDGTYDRAILVCGTGIGVCIAANKVPGIRAALTHDTYSAERAALSNNAQIITMGARVIGAEVAKTIADAFLAQTFDENGRSAGNVNAINEVDAKYNKC from the coding sequence ATGAAAGTAGCAGTTGCAGGCGACAGCGCCGGCGAAGGCCTGGCCAAGGTTCTCGCCGATCACCTCAAGGACCGCTTCGAGGTTTCGGAAATCTCGCGCACGGATGCTGGCGCAGATGCATTCTACGCCAACCTCTCCGACCGCGTGGCTTCCGCCGTTCTCGATGGCACCTATGACCGTGCCATCCTCGTTTGCGGCACCGGCATCGGCGTGTGCATTGCGGCCAACAAGGTTCCGGGCATCCGCGCAGCACTGACGCATGACACTTATTCAGCGGAACGCGCAGCCCTTTCCAACAACGCTCAGATCATCACCATGGGCGCGCGCGTAATCGGCGCGGAAGTGGCAAAGACCATTGCCGACGCCTTCCTCGCCCAGACTTTTGACGAAAATGGCCGCTCGGCTGGCAATGTCAACGCAATCAACGAAGTTGATGCCAAGTACAACAAGTGCTGA
- a CDS encoding triose-phosphate isomerase has translation MTKFWIGTSWKMNKTLAEARLFAEALKAADAGRSPDIQRFVIPPFTAVREVKEILSGTSVKVGAQNMHWADQGTWTGEISPLMLKDCNLDIVELGHSERREHFGETNETVGLKVEAAVRHGLIPLICIGETLEDCESGRAAAVLEEEVRGALSKLSEAQKQAEILFAYEPVWAIGENGIPASADYADARQAEIIAVAQSVLARRVPCLYGGSVNPGNCEELIACPHIDGLFIGRSAWNVEGYLDILARCATKVQAN, from the coding sequence ATGACCAAATTCTGGATTGGCACAAGCTGGAAAATGAACAAGACGCTGGCCGAAGCCCGCCTTTTCGCGGAAGCGCTGAAAGCCGCCGATGCAGGCCGCTCGCCAGACATCCAGCGTTTTGTCATCCCGCCTTTCACCGCCGTGCGTGAGGTGAAGGAAATCCTCTCCGGCACATCCGTGAAGGTCGGCGCGCAGAACATGCACTGGGCCGATCAGGGTACATGGACCGGCGAAATCTCCCCGCTGATGCTGAAAGATTGCAATCTCGACATTGTTGAACTGGGCCATTCGGAGCGCCGCGAACATTTCGGCGAGACCAACGAGACGGTCGGCTTGAAAGTGGAAGCCGCCGTGCGCCACGGCCTGATCCCGCTCATCTGCATCGGTGAAACGCTGGAAGACTGTGAAAGCGGACGCGCAGCCGCGGTGCTTGAAGAAGAAGTGCGCGGCGCGCTTTCCAAGCTTTCCGAGGCGCAGAAGCAGGCCGAAATCCTCTTCGCCTATGAGCCAGTCTGGGCCATCGGCGAAAACGGCATTCCCGCTTCCGCCGACTATGCCGATGCGCGACAGGCCGAAATCATCGCGGTGGCACAAAGCGTGCTCGCTCGCCGCGTGCCGTGCCTTTATGGCGGCTCGGTCAATCCGGGCAATTGCGAAGAACTGATCGCCTGCCCGCATATCGATGGGCTTTTCATCGGCCGTTCGGCGTGGAACGTCGAAGGCTATCTCGACATTCTGGCCAGGTGCGCCACCAAGGTTCAAGCGAATTAA
- a CDS encoding DeoR/GlpR family DNA-binding transcription regulator — translation MKRDDRRQAIINLLIENQAVDLDDLAGRFAVSKMTIHRDLDSLEQSGVLRKVRGGATIGAGTQFESDFRFRERQDGEAKLKMARAALELVEPGMTVMVNDGSMAALLGGMLREKRPLTVITNNAVIIDELKGENGINLIALGGTYSAKFNAFFGILTEEALARLSADIAFVSSPAVNGQLVYHMDENVVRTKRAMTNAAARSCLLVNHQRFGRPALHVMADLTDFDAIITDASPGTAVLNGLKQAGIKLTIAAD, via the coding sequence GTGAAGCGCGACGACAGACGACAGGCGATCATAAACCTTCTTATCGAAAATCAGGCCGTCGATCTTGACGATCTGGCGGGGCGGTTTGCCGTTTCCAAGATGACGATCCATCGTGATCTGGATTCACTGGAACAGTCCGGCGTACTGCGCAAGGTACGCGGCGGCGCGACGATCGGCGCGGGCACACAATTCGAGAGTGATTTCCGTTTTCGCGAGCGGCAGGACGGCGAAGCCAAGCTGAAGATGGCCCGCGCAGCACTTGAGCTTGTGGAACCCGGCATGACCGTGATGGTCAATGATGGTTCCATGGCTGCCCTTCTGGGCGGCATGTTGCGGGAAAAGCGCCCGCTCACCGTCATCACCAACAATGCCGTCATCATTGATGAGCTGAAAGGTGAAAACGGGATCAACCTTATTGCGCTCGGCGGCACCTATTCGGCAAAGTTCAACGCCTTTTTCGGTATTTTGACGGAAGAAGCATTGGCGCGCCTCAGCGCCGACATTGCCTTTGTCTCATCGCCTGCCGTCAACGGGCAACTGGTCTATCACATGGACGAAAACGTGGTGCGCACCAAGCGCGCCATGACGAATGCCGCCGCACGCTCGTGCCTTCTGGTCAACCACCAGCGTTTCGGGCGCCCTGCCCTGCATGTGATGGCCGACCTTACCGATTTTGACGCGATCATCACCGATGCATCCCCCGGCACGGCGGTTTTGAACGGACTGAAACAGGCCGGGATCAAACTGACAATAGCAGCAGACTAG
- a CDS encoding sugar-binding transcriptional regulator, whose protein sequence is MADADDSLALRAAWLHFVAGMTQSAVAKRLGLPSVKAHRLIAKAVADGAVKVTIDGDITECIDLENRLADLYGLDYCEVAPDIGEEGLPLMALGHAGANFMRREIEHGDHEVIGIGHGRTLSAAVVYMPRVMANDLRFVSLLGGLTRNFAANPHDVMHRIAEKTGMPAYMMPVPFFANTAEDREVLLAQRGVTTVFDMGCRAELKIVGIGTVDAQAQLVTSGMIELGELEEIANLGGVGEMLGHFFNANGQWLETALTGRTIAASVENADMSRIVALAGGLSKVDAIRAVLKSGRLYGLITDERTAKALIGQPNGK, encoded by the coding sequence ATGGCAGATGCAGACGATTCTCTGGCGCTTCGCGCCGCCTGGCTTCATTTCGTCGCCGGCATGACTCAGTCTGCCGTTGCCAAGCGCCTTGGCCTGCCTTCGGTGAAGGCGCATCGTCTCATCGCCAAGGCCGTTGCCGACGGCGCGGTGAAAGTGACCATCGACGGTGACATCACCGAATGCATCGATCTGGAAAACCGTCTGGCCGATCTTTACGGCCTCGATTATTGCGAGGTCGCACCCGATATTGGCGAGGAAGGCCTGCCGCTGATGGCGCTTGGCCATGCGGGCGCGAATTTCATGCGCCGCGAAATCGAACATGGCGATCATGAGGTCATCGGCATCGGCCATGGCCGCACACTTTCGGCAGCGGTTGTTTATATGCCGCGTGTCATGGCCAATGATCTGCGTTTCGTCTCGCTGCTGGGCGGCCTCACGCGCAATTTTGCCGCCAACCCGCATGACGTGATGCACCGCATCGCGGAAAAAACCGGAATGCCCGCTTATATGATGCCGGTGCCCTTCTTCGCCAATACGGCGGAAGACCGCGAAGTGCTGCTGGCCCAACGCGGTGTCACCACGGTTTTCGACATGGGTTGCCGTGCGGAACTGAAGATCGTCGGCATTGGAACGGTCGATGCGCAGGCGCAGCTTGTCACATCCGGCATGATAGAACTTGGCGAACTGGAAGAGATCGCCAACCTCGGCGGCGTCGGCGAAATGCTCGGCCATTTCTTCAATGCCAATGGCCAATGGCTGGAAACCGCGCTGACGGGCCGCACCATCGCGGCTTCCGTGGAAAACGCCGATATGAGCCGTATCGTGGCGCTTGCAGGCGGTCTTTCCAAGGTGGACGCCATTCGCGCCGTGCTGAAAAGCGGGCGTCTTTACGGCCTCATCACCGACGAACGGACAGCAAAGGCCCTTATCGGCCAGCCGAATGGAAAATAA
- a CDS encoding sugar phosphate isomerase/epimerase family protein — MALTLSLNTNPLVNRFAEPDDLIETVARDLRLRDLQLTHEFINPSWQASTIRRLTRDMDRALQRTGVRVTSGMTGPYGRLNHFGHPDRDVRRYYVDWFKTFADIIGDLGGKSVGTQFAIFTYKDFDDPARREELIKIAIDCWAEVAEHAAGAGLDYVFWEPMSIGREFGETIAECMKLQDRLTAANMAIPMWMMADIDHGDVTSANPDDYDPYAWARTVPKVSPIIHIKQSLMDKGGHRPFTAAFNAKGRIQPEPLLKAFAEGGAVDNEICLELSFKEREPNDREVIPQIAESVAFWAPHIDTGAKDLKI; from the coding sequence ATGGCCCTGACGCTTTCGCTCAACACCAATCCGCTGGTCAACCGCTTTGCCGAGCCGGACGACCTGATCGAAACGGTTGCCCGCGACCTGCGCCTGCGTGACCTCCAGCTTACCCATGAGTTCATCAATCCAAGCTGGCAGGCCTCGACCATCCGCCGCCTCACCCGCGACATGGACAGGGCCTTGCAGCGCACCGGCGTCCGCGTCACCTCCGGCATGACCGGCCCCTATGGCCGCCTCAACCATTTTGGCCATCCCGACCGGGACGTGCGCCGCTATTATGTGGACTGGTTCAAGACCTTTGCCGATATTATCGGCGATCTTGGCGGCAAGTCCGTCGGTACGCAGTTTGCAATCTTCACCTATAAGGATTTCGATGATCCGGCGCGCCGCGAAGAACTTATCAAGATCGCCATCGACTGCTGGGCCGAGGTGGCCGAACATGCGGCAGGTGCGGGCCTCGACTATGTGTTCTGGGAGCCGATGAGCATCGGGCGCGAATTTGGCGAGACGATTGCCGAATGCATGAAGCTTCAGGATCGGCTCACCGCCGCTAACATGGCGATCCCCATGTGGATGATGGCCGATATCGACCATGGTGACGTGACATCCGCTAACCCGGACGACTACGATCCTTACGCATGGGCCCGCACCGTGCCGAAAGTCTCGCCCATCATCCATATCAAGCAAAGCCTGATGGACAAGGGCGGGCATCGTCCTTTCACAGCCGCGTTCAATGCCAAGGGCCGCATCCAGCCGGAACCGCTTTTGAAAGCCTTTGCCGAAGGCGGCGCGGTGGATAATGAAATCTGCCTTGAACTTTCGTTCAAGGAGCGCGAGCCGAACGACCGTGAAGTCATTCCACAGATTGCAGAAAGTGTGGCTTTCTGGGCGCCGCACATTGACACCGGCGCTAAGGACTTGAAGATATAG
- a CDS encoding glycerol-3-phosphate dehydrogenase: MAEPETCDLFVIGGGINGAGVARDAAGRGLKVVLAEKDDLAQGTSSRSGKLVHGGLRYLEYYEFRLVREALIEREVLLNAAPHIIWPMRFVLPHSPQDRPAWLVRLGLFLYDHLGGRKKLPGTRTLDLKRDPEGTPILDQYTKGFEYSDCWVDDARLVALNAVGAAEKGATILTRTPVVSARRENGGWIVETRNSDTGETHTFRARCIVNCAGPWVTDVIHNVAASTSSRNVRLVKGSHIIVPKFWSGANAYLVQNHDKRVIFINPYEGDKALIGTTDIAYEGRAEDVAADEKEIDYLITAVNRYFKEKLRREDVLHSFSGVRPLFDDGKGNPSAVTRDYVFDLDETGGAPLLNVFGGKITTFRELAERGVHRLKHIFPQMGGDWTHDAPLPGGEIANADYETFANTLRDTYPWMPRTLVHHYGRLYGARTKDVVAGAQNLEGLGRHFGGDFHEAEVRYLVAREWAKTAEDILYRRTKHYLHLTEAERAAFVEWFDNANLVA, from the coding sequence ATGGCTGAACCGGAAACCTGCGACCTGTTTGTAATTGGCGGCGGCATCAACGGTGCGGGCGTGGCCCGCGACGCGGCCGGGCGCGGCCTCAAGGTGGTGCTGGCAGAAAAGGACGATCTGGCGCAAGGCACATCATCGCGCTCCGGCAAGCTGGTGCATGGCGGTTTGCGCTATCTCGAATATTATGAGTTCCGCCTTGTGCGCGAAGCGCTGATCGAGCGCGAAGTGCTTTTGAATGCGGCACCCCATATCATCTGGCCGATGCGCTTCGTGCTGCCGCACAGCCCGCAGGATCGCCCGGCCTGGCTGGTGCGGCTTGGCCTGTTTCTCTATGACCATCTGGGCGGGCGCAAAAAACTTCCCGGCACGCGTACGCTCGATCTGAAGCGCGACCCGGAAGGCACGCCGATCCTCGACCAGTACACCAAGGGTTTTGAATATTCCGATTGCTGGGTGGACGATGCGCGCCTCGTGGCGCTCAATGCGGTGGGTGCCGCCGAAAAGGGCGCGACCATTCTCACCCGTACACCGGTCGTCTCCGCACGCCGCGAAAATGGCGGCTGGATCGTGGAAACCAGAAACAGCGATACCGGCGAAACCCACACCTTCCGCGCCCGCTGCATCGTCAATTGCGCCGGACCATGGGTCACGGACGTCATCCACAATGTCGCTGCCTCCACCTCGTCGCGCAATGTGCGCCTCGTCAAGGGCAGCCACATCATCGTTCCGAAATTCTGGTCGGGCGCAAACGCCTATCTCGTTCAGAACCACGACAAGCGCGTGATCTTCATCAATCCATATGAAGGTGACAAGGCGCTGATCGGCACCACCGACATTGCCTATGAAGGCCGGGCGGAAGACGTTGCGGCGGATGAGAAGGAAATCGACTATCTCATCACCGCGGTAAACCGCTATTTCAAGGAAAAGCTCCGGCGCGAAGACGTGCTGCACTCCTTCTCCGGCGTGCGCCCGCTGTTTGACGACGGCAAGGGCAATCCTTCCGCCGTCACCCGCGATTACGTGTTCGATCTGGACGAAACCGGCGGTGCACCGCTGCTCAACGTCTTTGGCGGCAAGATCACCACCTTCCGCGAACTGGCGGAGCGCGGGGTGCATCGGCTCAAGCACATTTTCCCGCAAATGGGCGGCGACTGGACCCACGACGCGCCGCTGCCCGGCGGCGAGATTGCCAATGCCGATTATGAAACCTTCGCCAATACCTTACGCGACACCTATCCATGGATGCCGCGCACACTCGTTCATCATTATGGACGGCTCTATGGTGCGCGCACAAAGGATGTGGTGGCTGGCGCGCAGAACCTCGAAGGGCTTGGCCGTCACTTCGGCGGCGATTTCCATGAGGCGGAAGTGCGCTATCTGGTGGCCAGAGAATGGGCAAAGACGGCAGAAGACATTCTCTATCGCCGCACCAAGCATTACCTGCATTTGACCGAAGCCGAACGCGCCGCTTTCGTGGAATGGTTCGACAACGCCAATCTAGTTGCTTGA
- a CDS encoding FGGY-family carbohydrate kinase has protein sequence MREKGDIIIGIDAGTSVLKAVAFDFSGRQIESAAVRNTYVTGDHGAVTQSLAQTWQDCARALRDLGAKLPGLAQRTAAIAVTGQGDGTWLVGKDNRPVGDAWIWLDARAASTVTRLAAGPMNRARFEATGTGLNTCQQGAQMAHMDTIAPELLDNAKAALHCKDWLYLNLTGVRATDPSEASFTFGNFRTRQYDDVVIEALGLQKRRNLLPEIIDGSQSQHPLSAEAAAATGLLAGTPVSLGYVDMAMTALGAGVCGGTAGAGCSTIGSTGVHMRAKPVADIHLNKEGTGYVIALPIPGIVTQVQTNMGATINIDWILQVAADLMSTPEKPVSLGDLIPRLDDWFNASRPGAILYHPYISEAGERGPFVNANARAGFIGLSSRDRFPELVRSVVEGLGMATRDCYAAMGEMPAELRITGGAARSKALRGTLSAAVNAPVRVSAREEAGAAGAAMMAAVAIGAYPAMDDCIAEWVEPLLGASEAPDAARAHQYEELFVAYREARLALAPVWDKLASGK, from the coding sequence ATGCGTGAAAAAGGTGACATCATCATCGGCATCGACGCGGGCACATCCGTGCTCAAGGCCGTCGCTTTCGATTTCAGCGGACGCCAGATCGAATCTGCCGCCGTTCGCAACACATATGTCACTGGCGATCATGGCGCCGTCACACAATCGCTTGCCCAAACATGGCAGGACTGCGCGCGCGCCTTGCGCGATCTTGGCGCCAAGCTGCCGGGCCTTGCCCAACGCACCGCCGCGATTGCGGTCACCGGACAGGGCGACGGAACATGGCTTGTCGGCAAGGATAATCGCCCGGTAGGTGATGCCTGGATCTGGCTTGATGCCCGCGCTGCCTCAACCGTGACACGGCTTGCCGCAGGCCCGATGAACCGCGCGCGTTTTGAAGCGACCGGCACCGGGCTCAACACCTGCCAGCAGGGCGCGCAGATGGCGCATATGGACACAATCGCGCCAGAGCTTCTGGACAATGCCAAAGCGGCGCTCCATTGCAAGGACTGGCTCTATCTCAATCTCACTGGCGTTCGCGCCACCGATCCCTCGGAAGCAAGCTTCACCTTCGGCAATTTCCGCACACGCCAGTATGATGATGTGGTCATCGAGGCGCTGGGGCTTCAGAAACGGCGCAATCTCCTTCCTGAAATCATCGACGGGTCGCAGTCACAGCATCCGCTTTCTGCGGAAGCTGCGGCAGCGACCGGCCTTCTTGCCGGAACGCCGGTCAGCCTCGGCTATGTCGATATGGCCATGACCGCGCTTGGCGCAGGCGTATGCGGCGGCACGGCGGGGGCCGGATGCTCCACCATCGGTTCGACCGGTGTGCATATGCGCGCCAAGCCGGTTGCCGATATTCATCTGAACAAGGAAGGCACAGGCTACGTCATCGCGCTGCCCATTCCCGGCATCGTCACGCAGGTGCAGACCAATATGGGCGCGACAATCAATATAGACTGGATATTGCAGGTCGCAGCCGACCTCATGTCCACGCCGGAAAAGCCGGTTTCGCTTGGCGATCTCATTCCCCGCCTTGACGACTGGTTCAACGCCAGCCGTCCTGGCGCGATCCTCTATCACCCTTATATTTCGGAAGCTGGCGAGCGCGGCCCCTTTGTGAATGCCAATGCGCGCGCCGGTTTCATCGGCCTTTCCAGTCGCGACCGTTTCCCGGAACTGGTGCGCTCGGTCGTGGAGGGCCTCGGCATGGCAACGCGCGATTGCTACGCCGCCATGGGGGAAATGCCCGCCGAACTGCGCATCACCGGTGGTGCTGCGCGCTCGAAGGCGCTGCGCGGCACGCTTTCGGCGGCGGTCAATGCGCCGGTGCGCGTTTCGGCCCGCGAGGAAGCGGGCGCTGCCGGTGCCGCTATGATGGCGGCGGTGGCTATCGGCGCTTATCCGGCCATGGATGATTGCATTGCCGAATGGGTGGAGCCGCTTTTGGGCGCAAGCGAAGCCCCGGATGCGGCGCGGGCGCACCAATATGAAGAACTTTTCGTTGCCTATCGGGAAGCGCGGCTGGCTCTTGCGCCAGTCTGGGACAAACTCGCTTCCGGCAAATAA
- a CDS encoding DUF2291 family protein: protein MSAQTSQVSAKPTTRPSRAALWSVIAAVVVIGAIGFDTKVVKIGSDADVRQQVFSPAAYGASEFPKVKASIEQRAVDAVEVGNALAADKAAAGKKYGVGSVNPVIPVKFTGTVEERKANYNVVKVDGMPEGMVIRVQTGPAVNGTELRDATGEIQFGQFKNQIEYQNAGAALNNEMKKQVLQGVDVENLNGKTVSVVGVFKVVNPKNWLVTPVELEVK, encoded by the coding sequence ATGAGTGCACAAACCAGTCAAGTTTCCGCCAAGCCCACCACCCGGCCAAGCCGCGCCGCTTTGTGGAGCGTGATCGCAGCGGTCGTGGTTATCGGCGCAATCGGCTTCGACACGAAGGTCGTGAAGATCGGGTCGGATGCCGATGTGCGTCAGCAGGTTTTCTCGCCCGCAGCCTATGGCGCTTCCGAATTTCCGAAAGTGAAGGCAAGTATCGAGCAGCGCGCTGTCGATGCCGTGGAAGTCGGCAATGCGCTGGCCGCCGATAAGGCTGCCGCCGGAAAGAAATATGGCGTGGGCAGCGTCAATCCGGTTATCCCGGTCAAATTCACCGGCACGGTGGAAGAGCGCAAGGCCAATTACAATGTGGTGAAAGTGGACGGTATGCCGGAAGGCATGGTGATCCGCGTGCAGACGGGCCCGGCCGTCAACGGCACCGAGCTGCGCGATGCGACGGGTGAAATCCAGTTCGGCCAGTTCAAGAACCAGATCGAGTATCAGAATGCCGGTGCGGCGCTGAACAATGAAATGAAGAAGCAGGTGCTTCAGGGTGTCGATGTCGAAAACCTCAATGGCAAGACCGTTTCGGTGGTTGGCGTGTTCAAGGTCGTCAACCCGAAAAACTGGCTGGTGACGCCCGTGGAGCTCGAAGTCAAATGA
- a CDS encoding sugar ABC transporter ATP-binding protein, producing MSLAAKIEGKNGDVVLAAQNVAKSYGRIHALKGVNFEIRRGQVTTLFGENGAGKSTLMKVLSGVIQPTLGTIILDGKPVTFNSSTEARDHGISIIHQELSLAPNMNVRDNIFMGREIRTATGVDFAEEERLTRELMKELEEDIDPLTPVEELRLGQQQVVEIARALSVNSRILIMDEPTSALSASEVEVLFKVIRDLTARGVAIVYISHHLEEALQITNHAVVLRDGTMTACAPREEIDLEWIVRNMVGENFDLGSPPTGYEWGDVALSVEDLTVPDPSGSGFSLVDRMSLNVRAGEIVCIYGLMGAGRTELLESVAGRLKSRGGRILLKGQDISGLTIAERIEKGLVLVPEDRQRDGLVQTMTVGKNLSLASIAEMTRGIFTSRKREKRIVDQSIRNVHIKTDGGEAAIGSLSGGNQQKVVIGKMLATEPDVILLDEPSRGIDIGAKAEVFKLLAEKAKQGLAVVYTTSEVGECLSIAHRIIVMHRGRISAEFGSDVSKEKIMTASGEAMVGH from the coding sequence ATGAGCCTGGCTGCGAAAATCGAAGGCAAAAACGGCGATGTCGTTCTTGCCGCGCAGAATGTGGCCAAGTCCTATGGCCGCATCCATGCGCTGAAAGGCGTGAATTTCGAGATTCGCCGGGGGCAGGTCACGACGCTTTTCGGTGAAAACGGTGCGGGCAAGTCCACGCTGATGAAAGTGCTTTCCGGCGTGATCCAGCCGACTTTGGGCACGATCATCCTCGATGGCAAGCCGGTGACGTTCAATTCATCCACCGAAGCGCGCGACCATGGCATCTCGATCATCCATCAGGAATTAAGCCTCGCGCCCAACATGAATGTGCGCGACAACATCTTCATGGGGCGCGAAATCCGCACCGCCACCGGCGTCGATTTTGCCGAGGAAGAGCGGCTGACGCGCGAACTCATGAAGGAACTGGAAGAAGATATCGATCCGCTGACGCCGGTTGAGGAATTGCGTCTCGGCCAGCAGCAGGTCGTTGAGATCGCCCGTGCGCTTTCGGTCAATTCGCGCATTCTCATCATGGATGAGCCGACTTCGGCGCTCAGTGCTTCGGAAGTCGAGGTTCTGTTCAAGGTGATCCGCGACCTGACGGCGCGCGGTGTCGCCATCGTCTATATTTCGCATCATCTGGAAGAGGCGCTCCAGATCACCAATCATGCGGTGGTGCTGCGCGACGGCACCATGACGGCCTGTGCGCCGCGTGAGGAAATCGATCTGGAATGGATCGTGCGCAATATGGTCGGTGAAAACTTCGACCTCGGTTCTCCTCCCACTGGCTATGAATGGGGCGATGTCGCGCTTTCGGTCGAAGACCTGACCGTTCCCGACCCCAGTGGCAGTGGCTTCTCGCTGGTGGACCGCATGTCGCTCAATGTGCGGGCGGGCGAAATCGTCTGCATCTATGGTCTCATGGGTGCGGGCCGCACGGAATTGCTGGAATCGGTTGCCGGTCGCTTGAAATCGAGAGGCGGGCGTATTCTCCTCAAAGGGCAGGATATTTCCGGCCTCACCATCGCTGAGCGCATCGAAAAGGGCCTTGTGCTGGTGCCGGAAGATCGCCAGCGCGACGGTCTCGTCCAGACGATGACGGTCGGCAAGAACCTGTCGCTTGCCAGCATTGCGGAAATGACCAGGGGGATATTCACCTCGCGCAAGCGCGAAAAGCGGATCGTCGATCAGTCGATCAGGAATGTGCACATCAAGACCGATGGCGGCGAGGCGGCAATCGGTTCGCTTTCGGGCGGCAATCAGCAGAAAGTCGTAATTGGCAAGATGCTGGCGACCGAACCGGATGTGATCCTGCTCGATGAGCCGAGCCGCGGCATCGACATCGGCGCAAAGGCGGAAGTGTTCAAGCTTCTGGCCGAAAAGGCGAAGCAGGGGCTGGCCGTGGTCTACACCACCTCGGAAGTCGGCGAATGCCTCAGCATCGCGCACCGCATCATCGTCATGCACCGTGGACGCATCTCCGCCGAATTCGGATCGGACGTGTCCAAGGAAAAGATCATGACCGCCTCGGGCGAAGCCATGGTCGGTCATTAA